From Pelodiscus sinensis isolate JC-2024 chromosome 23, ASM4963464v1, whole genome shotgun sequence:
GCAGGTTCAGAGAGTTGGTAGAGTAGGGTAATTACATTAGATGCATCAAATGTAGTGGGTAATTAACCTCCACTTTGAGctaattcatggaggacaggtccatcaatggctattagccacgatgtgtaggaatggtgttcctagcctctgtttgtcagatgctgggaatggacGATGggtaggatcacttgatgattacctgtactgttcagtccctctgggagcacctggcattggccactgtcagaaggcaggatactgggctagatggacctttggtcagacccagtatgaCCAATTTTATGTTCTTAACTCTAATGCATGGCAGTGTAGCTGAAAGATCATTGGGGAAAATTTGATCTCTGAAGTGGGGTATTCAAGAGCAGATAGAAGGAAGCCATTTTAAAATACCAAAACAAAACTGGGAGTAGAATGAAGAGATGGGTTAAAGCCAAGTAACCCCTTCATGTACCAACCCTTTTTTGACTTCCTGTGCTGTGTGTCAGTGAAACTTTTGTGGCTGTATTCAGGCTTGGGCTGGTTACATAGGGGGAATGTTCATTCTTCATCCCATGCTGCCACAGATATATCCCTTGTCACTGTTCTCAGTGATATAAATCCAATTTACATCTTCCTCCTTCCGTTACCCCCACATCtccccttctcttctctcccccttcaCCCTGAGGAAAAAAGTCTAAACGTCTGATGATATAATTATAACTAAATCTTTAATTGTTGCATGACACTGGCTAGTCATGAAGATGGTATCCATCTGGCAGAGCTCCTGCTCAGAGCAGATAACACTTTGCCAGTGGGATCCAGATACTAATTAAatgtttgtctttttttcttaaatagcAGAAAATCAAAATCTCCTCCCAAAGTGCCGATTGTCATTCAGGACGACAGCCTTCCCTCAGGTCCTCCTCCACAGATCAGGATATTAAAGAGGCCCACGACTAACGGTGTGCTTAGTAACCCCAACTCTGCTAGCAGACCAGCTTTTCCCGTCAAGTCTCTggcacagagagaggcagagtaCGCAGAAGCCAGAAAACGAATTCTGGGCAGCGCAAGCCCAGAAGAGGAACAGGAGAAGCCCATTCTAGACAGGTGAGTGGCTGACACATAATGGCAATTCTAGCATGTCTCTGATCTAACTCTTGCTTCGGCAAATGACCGATAGTAGTcctccagagagaagagaagcTATACCAATACCTATGACTTCACATGACATGCAGGATAAAGTCCACTGAGAGCTGgggcacagtgtttctcaatctttttgttATAAagttcccctttaaaaaaaaaaaaaaaagaaaaagtagccccagtagctacagttttcagacacaatttttttctaccattgcaacacatttgtttaaacaacttaatcatagccaggcgggaAATGAAATTTTTTGGGTGGAAAaagtgtaaaaataataaaatgctataaaacttaaaacaaaaattcagttttctccaaatttcagttggagatgtctcttgagtacccctaaagggtactcgtaccactggttgagaaatactgctttaGCAGATGTGCACATGTAGCTCAGATGCACAGAAATGAAAGCAAATGTTTATTGTAAGAAAAGGTGTTTACATATGTGGGCTTTTAAGGCTTtgtcctcaaaggcatttctctGATTTAAGAACTTCTGcattccactttgaaatgtttatcaactaattgaacaggtgatggaaatcccattgactattcaattagttaattaatcgaaatttaacatccctagtgtgttcTCTAACTAAACGTAACCTTGGCTTAACCTGGAGTCCTGTTTGAATAGAGCAGCCGCTTTTTTCCAAAGAAATTGGGTGGGAGAGGTTGTGGGTgttaggttgtttttttttttttttttttttttttttaatggctgctGCCTTGGGTGGGAAAAGGTACACCGTTGAAatggctttctttaaaaaaaaaaaaaaaaaaaaaaaagacgtgaTATGTTCCTAAAGAATGTCAGTGAACAAAGGTGTTGGTGACAAAACCAGAGCAGGATGATTGCACTCTGGAGCAGGTAGTGACTTGTACTTCAAAGTTCCCCAGGGTTTTGGCTGCTGAAGAGCAGGGCTTGGAGAAGTTGAGCACTGTTAATTCTCAGTTGTCTTTGAGGTTTGGAGAGTGCAGCGCTGTCAATAGCTCTTTAGCCAGGGCTGTGATGTTCCACTGAAAGATGGAAAAATTCcctcttaggctatatctacaccagagtttttgcggaaaaacagccatttttccgcaaaagcttgcagagcatccacacttcaaacacatttttgcgcaagtaaatgaaaagatcagagggctttttgcgcaattggtaaccctcattctacgaggaagaatgcctttttgtccATAGAAATCACTGCTTATTTGCTTATTTGCATGAGAGCATATGGGCAGTCTGGATActcgctttcaaaaaagcgcattgctttttcgatgcacttttgcagtgtggacgctctcttgtgcaagaagtttttgtggaagatctcttccgaggAAAGCtgcttgcgcaaaaagcctgcagtctagacgaagccttaGTTACAATTGCATGGGGTGAGCCGTGTTACTATTTTCTAAGACTGATTTCTTTCCTGCAGGCCAACAAGGATTTCCCAGCCAgaagattccaggcagcccaatAATGTGATACGGCAGCCACTAGGTCCTGATGGTTCACAAGGCTTCAAACAACGCAGATAGATCTGAGCAAGAGATCATGCTGTCGAAAGCAGGGTCAGCTGCCACGGGTTGCACTGCCGTGGTGGACAAATGGACTTGAGCAGAGGGAACTACTTGGTTTACTTGCACTGTGATCCCTTTGCTCTGCCCACTGTGACCTTGAACCCCATGCACTGTgaccccctgctccacccactgTGATTGGCACACCGACGAGGGCTGTCCCAAGTCACTGTAAAAGGAAGGGGGGTACATTAAGGACTCTGAACAGGTGCAGAGAGTCGTGTGTGCCACTTCAGTTGAAGCTAGCGCCAGCAATAATGTTTATCATACTCATTAACCTGGAATTGAAAAGAAGAATGGCCTCCCCAAACGTGCATGTTGTCTCTCACTTAGGAGCGAGTTCTGTTTCAAAGGAgctttctgttttttgtttgtaattGAGATCAACTTTAAAACAAGTGCATGGGAAGGGTTTTAACTGTTTAGTTTGTTTTAATGGAGAGAGGTAGTTGATAGTGTTCTAAAAAAAGGAGTTTCTATGAATTTCCACACTATAATGGCTAGGGTTTGGCAAGCTTAGCTTCTTGTTCTGTATTTCCACTGCTGCCAATCAAATGGAAGGGGACTTCTAGGTACCTGGGCTTTCTAATTGCCTTGGCCCCAGAAACCAGTGAAGTCCAGTGGCCTAGTTCCCTTACTGCACCTGTCATAAGCATGGCTAGTTTTCTGCTGGCTTGAGGAAAAATCCAATACGTTTCTTGTGTTTGGGGAGAAGGGAATGTAGCTAGATCCCACGGCGACACCTGCTGCttccagcagagggagcagggtgaAGGAACAGGGCTCTGTTGCGTCTAGGTTTAC
This genomic window contains:
- the SZRD1 gene encoding SUZ RNA-binding domain-containing isoform X5, giving the protein MIGRSTKKGKRYLEGRFSRRKECCCQEIDRRLEKKLKITQKESRKSKSPPKVPIVIQDDSLPSGPPPQIRILKRPTTNGVLSNPNSASRPAFPVKSLAQREAEYAEARKRILGSASPEEEQEKPILDRPTRISQPEDSRQPNNVIRQPLGPDGSQGFKQRR
- the SZRD1 gene encoding SUZ RNA-binding domain-containing isoform X1, whose product is MRGASGLAWRRRRRRRRLKMEDEEVAESWEEAADSGSIPNDYYMQSLPGGAQLHFCFHLEKHYGQEIDRRLEKKLKITQKESRKSKSPPKVPIVIQDDSLPSGPPPQIRILKRPTTNGVLSNPNSASRPAFPVKSLAQREAEYAEARKRILGSASPEEEQEKPILDRPTRISQPEDSRQPNNVIRQPLGPDGSQGFKQRR
- the SZRD1 gene encoding SUZ RNA-binding domain-containing isoform X3; translation: MRGASGLAWRRRRRRRRLKMEDEEVAESWEEAADSGEIDRRLEKKLKITQKESRKSKSPPKVPIVIQDDSLPSGPPPQIRILKRPTTNGVLSNPNSASRPAFPVKSLAQREAEYAEARKRILGSASPEEEQEKPILDRPTRISQPEDSRQPNNVIRQPLGPDGSQGFKQRR
- the SZRD1 gene encoding SUZ RNA-binding domain-containing isoform X6, whose product is MIGRSTKKGKRYLEGRFSRRKECCCQEIDRRLEKKLKITQKERKSKSPPKVPIVIQDDSLPSGPPPQIRILKRPTTNGVLSNPNSASRPAFPVKSLAQREAEYAEARKRILGSASPEEEQEKPILDRPTRISQPEDSRQPNNVIRQPLGPDGSQGFKQRR
- the SZRD1 gene encoding SUZ RNA-binding domain-containing isoform X2, encoding MRGASGLAWRRRRRRRRLKMEDEEVAESWEEAADSGSIPNDYYMQSLPGGAQLHFCFHLEKHYGQEIDRRLEKKLKITQKERKSKSPPKVPIVIQDDSLPSGPPPQIRILKRPTTNGVLSNPNSASRPAFPVKSLAQREAEYAEARKRILGSASPEEEQEKPILDRPTRISQPEDSRQPNNVIRQPLGPDGSQGFKQRR
- the SZRD1 gene encoding SUZ RNA-binding domain-containing isoform X4; the protein is MRGASGLAWRRRRRRRRLKMEDEEVAESWEEAADSGEIDRRLEKKLKITQKERKSKSPPKVPIVIQDDSLPSGPPPQIRILKRPTTNGVLSNPNSASRPAFPVKSLAQREAEYAEARKRILGSASPEEEQEKPILDRPTRISQPEDSRQPNNVIRQPLGPDGSQGFKQRR